The Methylacidimicrobium sp. B4 genome contains a region encoding:
- a CDS encoding glycoside hydrolase family 3 protein, with product MSDSFIDGGRFLILGIPGTEVDSATRELVQAIHPSGFIFFSRNIRSPEQFRALVDELRGLLPFRPFLAMDQEGGRVSRLRQIGIEPPSARDLRERGDLSLIQRHGTLTGQLLRLFGLNWNLAPVLDLGIDDEADNSLRNRCYGRTPDEVARFAAAFVEGMHAEGVLSCGKHFPGYTFVQVDPHETLPILDRTLLQLESEEWKPFRELLPACDSLMVGHVRCPSLDPSGAPSSLSPAVVDGVLRQRWRYSGLIVTDDLDMGAIANQHALPDAAELALRAGNDLLLVCHRPQLGWEVAERLSRLPDSIRAPAEGRIEALRERLADPLPFSFEQFVHVDIQVGRLRADALSPERASLPTLNDAKRSPVETF from the coding sequence ATGTCTGATTCGTTCATCGACGGCGGGAGGTTTCTGATCCTGGGGATTCCCGGGACAGAAGTCGACTCGGCCACGCGGGAGCTCGTGCAGGCCATTCACCCATCGGGATTTATTTTTTTTAGCCGGAACATCCGCTCGCCGGAGCAGTTCCGTGCCCTCGTCGACGAGCTGCGCGGGCTTCTGCCCTTCCGCCCCTTCCTCGCCATGGACCAGGAAGGCGGCCGCGTCTCCCGCCTCCGGCAGATTGGAATCGAGCCGCCGAGCGCCCGCGACCTGCGTGAGCGCGGGGATCTCTCCCTCATCCAACGCCATGGAACGCTCACCGGCCAGCTCCTTCGGCTCTTCGGCCTCAACTGGAATCTCGCTCCCGTGCTGGATCTCGGCATCGACGACGAGGCCGACAACTCCCTCCGGAACCGGTGCTATGGCCGGACTCCGGACGAAGTCGCTCGATTCGCTGCCGCCTTTGTAGAGGGCATGCACGCCGAAGGGGTTCTCTCCTGCGGCAAGCACTTCCCCGGGTACACCTTCGTGCAGGTCGATCCTCACGAAACCCTCCCCATCCTCGATCGGACGCTGCTTCAACTCGAGTCGGAAGAGTGGAAGCCGTTTCGCGAGCTGCTTCCCGCTTGCGACTCCCTCATGGTCGGACATGTCCGCTGTCCGTCTCTGGATCCTTCCGGAGCGCCCAGCTCTCTCTCCCCGGCGGTCGTCGACGGCGTTCTTCGGCAGCGGTGGCGCTATTCGGGCCTGATCGTCACCGACGACCTCGATATGGGAGCCATCGCCAATCAGCATGCTCTTCCGGATGCCGCCGAGCTCGCGCTTCGTGCCGGCAACGATCTCTTGCTCGTCTGCCATCGACCACAACTCGGATGGGAAGTCGCCGAACGCTTGAGTCGATTGCCCGACTCCATCCGAGCCCCGGCCGAAGGACGGATTGAGGCCCTGCGCGAACGGCTCGCCGATCCCCTCCCCTTTTCGTTCGAACAGTTCGTCCACGTCGACATCCAGGTGGGACGGCTACGGGCGGATGCCCTTTCGCCCGAAAGGGCAAGCCTTCCCACGCTCAATGACGCCAAACGCTCCCCGGTTGAAACCTTCTGA